In Anopheles gambiae chromosome 2, idAnoGambNW_F1_1, whole genome shotgun sequence, a single window of DNA contains:
- the LOC1274652 gene encoding partner of bursicon, giving the protein MNIPARHGANHHELFVGIGRSAADESNSNIATVFHRQSRVEMCNSVRTALAASNCCSIVLCCVLLLTLTLTVAVTAQHNQADETCETLPSEIHLIKEEYDELGRLYRTCNGDVTVNKCEGKCNSQVQPSVITATGFLKECYCCRESFLRERQLQLTHCYDPDGVRMTDHESATMEIRLKEPVDCKCFKCGEMVR; this is encoded by the exons ATGAATATACCGGCGCGTCACGGTGCAAATCATCACGAACTGTTCGTTGGGATAGGACGATCAGCAGCAGACGAATCAAATAGTAACATAGCAACCGTTTTTCATCGACAAAGTCGTGTCGAAATGTGCAACAGTGTCAGAACAGCGCTAGCGGCGAGCAACTGCTGCAGCATTGTGCTATGCTGCGTGCTACTGCTGACCTTAACGCTCACTGTGGCTGTTACTGCACAGCACAACCAGGCCGACGAAACGTGTGAAACGCTCCCGTCGGAAATTCATCTCATAAAAG AGGAATACGACGAGCTGGGACGACTCTACCGTACCTGCAACGGAGACGTAACGGTCAACAAATGTGAGGGAAAATGCAACAGCCAGGTCCAGCCGTCGGTGATAACGGCGACCGGCTTTTTGAAAGagtgctactgctgccggGAATCGTTCCTGCGCGAAAGGCAACTGCAACTAACGCACTGTTACGATCCGGATGGCGTCCGGATGACTGACCACGAGTCTGCTACGATGGAAATTCGCCTTAAGGAACCGGTCGATTGCAAGTGCTTCAAATGTGGAGAAATGGTTCGCTAA